A window of the Hordeum vulgare subsp. vulgare chromosome 5H, MorexV3_pseudomolecules_assembly, whole genome shotgun sequence genome harbors these coding sequences:
- the LOC123396568 gene encoding peroxidase P7-like → MASSSSRGPCWVALALLLFVALVSTANGDELSAGYYEKTCPNVQHVVRSVMASRVAAQPRMAPAVLRLFFHDCFINGCDASVLLDATPFSPGEKDAEPNDSLTGYSVIDDIKSALEQGCPATVSCADVIALASRDAVALLGGPTWSVPLGRKDSRFAADPESTKKGLPSPKDNLGELVTMFAELNLDARDMTALSGAHTVGMANCETYRDRVYGGNGDIDPSFAEATRQTCQAPSGRAPFDVQTPMRFDNAYYRNLIARRGLLTSDQTLYGGGGLQDNLVEMYSADGEAFARDFAKAMVKMGNIPPPKGMPVEVRLKCSMANY, encoded by the exons ATGGCGTCCTCCAGCTCCAGGGGCCCTTGTTGGGTCGCGCTCGCGCTGCTCCTTTTCGTTGCTCTGGTGAGCACCGCCAATGGCGACGAGCTCTCCGCGGGTTACTACGAGAAGACGTGCCCCAACGTGCAGCACGTCGTGCGATCAGTGATGGCGAGCAGGGTCGCCGCCCAGCCGAGGATGGCGCCCGCCGTCCTCCGCCTCTTCTTCCACGACTGCTTCATCAAC GGATGTGATGCTTCCGTTCTCCTGGACGCAACTCCCTTCTCCCCGGGCGAGAAGGATGCGGAGCCCAACGACTCCCTCACCGGCTACTCCGTGATTGACGACATCAAGTCGGCGCTCGAGCAGGGCTGTCCGGCAACCGTCTCCTGCGCCGACGTCATCGCCCTCGCCTCCCGCGACGCCGTGGCCCTGCTCGGAGGCCCCACCTGGAGCGTGCCCCTCGGCCGCAAGGACTCACGCTTCGCCGCCGACCCGGAGTCCACCAAGAAGGGCCTCCCTAGCCCCAAAGACAACCTCGGCGAGCTCGTCACCATGTTCGCAGAGCTCAACCTCGACGCCCGTGACATGACCGCGCTCTCCGGCGCCCACACCGTCGGGATGGCCAACTGCGAGACGTACAGGGACCGCGTTTACGGCGGCAACGGCGACATCGACCCCTCCTTCGCAGAGGCCACCCGGCAGACGTGCCAGGCTCCTTCTGGTAGAGCGCCGTTCGACGTGCAGACGCCCATGAGGTTCGACAACGCTTACTACCGGAACCTTATCGCGCGGCGCGGTCTCCTCACCTCCGACCAGACTCTCTACGGCGGTGGAGGTCTGCAGGACAATCTCGTGGAGATGTACAGCGCCGACGGCGAGGCGTTCGCGAGGGACTTCGCCAAGGCCATGGTGAAGATGGGAAACATACCTCCGCCCAAGGGAATGCCCGTGGAGGTGAGGCTCAAGTGCTCCATGGCCAACTATTGA
- the LOC123395934 gene encoding probable sarcosine oxidase, producing the protein MAAPLAERSFDVIVVGAGIIGSCAAHAAASRGARVLLLERFDLLHQRGSSHGESRTTRPTYTRPQYPPMVRLAHRLWHDAERDAGYTVLTPTPHLDLGPRDGPAFVAAIANGGASELAPAGDASRPAWADAFRVPEGWAAATSGPAGVIKATKAMAMFQTLAAKMGAVVRDRAEVVDVARQEGNTIVVKTSSGEEFHGGKCIITVGAWASKLVKSVTGADLPVQPVHTLVCYWRVKPGHEEELTTEAGFPTFATYGDPGFYGTPSMEYPGLIKICRNGGPPCDPDGRDWATGSGAGGIAEIVARWIDEFMPGHVDTAGGPVLRQPCMCCMTPDEDFVIDFLGGEQFGKDVVVGAGFSGHGFKMGPAVGKILAELALDGQSGTAAEAGLELEHYRIGRFEGNPMGNATSH; encoded by the exons ATGGCTGCGCCGCTGGCCGAGCGCTCGTTCGACGTCATCGTGGTGGGCGCGGGTATCATCGGCAGCTGTGCGGCGCACGCGGCGGCGTCCCGGGGCGCGAGAGTGCTCCTGCTCGAGCGCTTCGACCTGCTGCACCAGCGCGGCTCGTCGCACGGCGAGTCCCGCACTACCCGCCCCACCTACACGCGGCCGCAGTACCCGCCCATGGTCCGGCTCGCGCACCGCCTCTGGCACGACGCCGAGCGCGACGCCGGCTACACCGTGCTCACGCCCACCCCGCACCTCGACCTGGGGCCCCGAGACGGGCCGGCCTTcgtcgccgccatcgccaacggcGGCGCCAGCGAGCTCGCCCCGGCGGGGGACGCATCGCGGCCAGCGTGGGCGGATGCCTTCAGGGTGCCGGAGGGGTGGGCCGCGGCGACCAGCGGGCCGGCCGGTGTGATAAAGGCGACCAAGGCGATGGCCATGTTCCAAACGCTCGCCGCCAAGATGGGCGCCGTCGTGAGGGACAGGGCGGAGGTGGTAGACGTCGCCAGGCAAG AAGGAAACACGATCGTGGTGAAGACATCAAGCGGGGAGGAGTTCCACGGCGGCAAGTGCATCATCACGGTGGGCGCGTGGGCGAGCAAGCTGGTGAAGTCGGTCACCGGCGCCGACCTGCCGGTGCAGCCGGTGCACACCCTCGTCTGCTACTGGAGGGTCAAGCCCGGGCACGAGGAGGAGCTGACGACGGAGGCCGGCTTCCCGACGTTCGCCACCTACGGCGACCCGGGCTTCTACGGCACGCCGTCGATGGAGTACCCGGGCCTGATCAAGATCTGCAGGAACGGCGGGCCGCCGTGCGACCCGGACGGCAGGGACTGGGCCACCGGCAGCGGCGCGGGCGGGATCGCCGAGATCGTTGCGCGGTGGATCGACGAGTTCATGCCGGGCCACGTCGACACCGCCGGCGGGCCGGTGCTCCGGCAGCCGTGCATGTGCTGCATGACGCCCGACGAGGACTTCGTGATCGACTTCCTGGGCGGGGAGCAGTTCGGGAAGGACGTGGTGGTCGGCGCCGGGTTCTCCGGCCACGGGTTCAAGATGGGCCCGGCCGTGGGGAAGATCCTCGCCGAGCTGGCGCTGGACGGCCAGTCGGGGACGGCGGCGGAGGCCGGCTTGGAGCTCGAGCACTACCGGATCGGACGGTTCGAGGGCAATCCGATGGGGAACGCCACGAGTCACTGA